gggggcagtcacatcctgccctctaaagacaactctcttcctccacacaaaactacaagcacctaataacacacacacccttcactcaaaaattttaaaatcatcatggcgactcctacaccagcctcggagtccccatctgggcaGGGGGgcataaatgttcccaggtcggactgcctttctgtcgacgaccctaagtgtcttgacatccccctcaactttttcttcattaacttctgcaacattcgcggtctaagatctaattttcaatctgtagaacacaacctcttctcttctaagcctcatcttcttttcctcactcaaactcaagtgtctgaggcaactgacagtagcccccttatctgttccctcctactttctctatcctcattttcaatccaaagctggatgctgcgtttatgtgtgcaatgacttaacctgctctcgtgcccacgctcttgaatcttccgagttttccaccatctggctacgactacagagtcactctcatactaaatttatctgtgctgtatacctctcacctaactcctctgattaaaagaaattctttgactacttccaaagtggagcgcATTCTGAACCTCTtaccttttgcagagatctccattcttggagacttcaatgttcaccaccagctttggttttcctttcccttcattgaccatcctggtgaactagcctacaactttgctatcctccatgacctagagcaattggtgcaacactactcgtattcctgaccgtcttggagatacacccaacattcttgaccttttcctgacctctaatccttctgcttatgctgtcaccctttcttctccgttgggctcctccgatcacaatctcatatctttatcttgtcctatcgctccaatcccccctcaggatctccctaagcgaaggtgcctctggcgttttgcctctgctagttggggggacctgaggaggtattttgctgattttccttggaatgactactgcttccgtgtcaaagacccgtttttgtgtgctgagcgcataacagagatgatagtgtctggcatggaggcgtacattcctcactctttttctcgtcctaaaccttctaaaccttggtttaacacagcttgttctcgtgctatacatgatagagagctggcccacaaaaggtacttaagccttccatcaccagaatctcatgcactttatatttctgcccggaaccatgccaagtctgttctccaactagccaaaaactcattcattaacagaaaatgtcaaaacctttcaagatctaactcccctcgtgatttctggcatctagccaaaaatatctccaataactgtgcttcttcttctttccctcctctatttcaaccagatggcaccactgctatcacatctatttctaaagctgaactcttcgctcaaacctttcctaaaaactctaccttagacgattctgggcttgttcctccctctcttccaccctctgactacttcatgccacgtattaaaattcttcgcaatgatgttttccatgccctcgctggcctaaaccctcggaaggcttatggagctgatggggtccctcctattgttctccgaaactgtgccttcgtgcttgcaccttgcctagtcaaactctttcagctctctctgtcaacatctacctttccttcttgctggaagtttgcttatattcaacctgttcctaaaaagggtgaccgttctaatccctcaaactaccgtcctattgctttaatttcctacctatctaaagtttttaatctatcctcaataggaagattcttaaacatctatcacttcacaaccttctatctgatcgccagtatgggttccgtcaaggccgctctactggtgatcttctggctttccttattgagtcttggtcatcctcttttagagattttggtgaaacttttgctgttgccttggacatatcaaaagcttttgatagagtcttgcacaaagctttgatttccaaactaccctcctacggtttctaaacttctctctgtaacttcatctcaagtttcctttctgactgttctattgctgctgtggtagacggtcactgttctcctcctaaatctattaacagtggtgttcctcagggttctgtcctgtcacccactctcttcttattgttcattaatgatcttctaaaccaaacttcttgtcctatccactcctacgctgatgataccaccctgcacttttccacgtcttttcatagacgtccaacccttcaggcggtaaacatatcacgcaggaaagccacagaacgcttcacttctgatctttctaaaatttctgattgaggcagagcaaatatggtattgtttaatgcctcaaacactcaattcctccatctattaactcgagacaactttccagacaactatcccctcttcttcaatgacactcaactgtccccctcttctacactgaacatcctcggtctgtcctttacttataatctgaactggaaacttcacatctcatctctagctaaaacagcttctatgaagttaggtgttctgagacgtctccgccagtttttctcatcccctcagctgctaactctgtacaagggccttatccgtccattattggagtatgcttcacatgtctgagggggttccactcatactgctcttctagacagggtggaatcaaaagcttttcgtctcatcaactcctctcctctaactgactgtcttcagcctctctctctcaccgccgcaatgttgcatatctagctgtcttctaccggtattttcatgctaactgctcttctgatcttgctaactgcatgcctcccctccttccgcggcctcgctgtagaagactttcttctttctctcacccctattctgtccacctctctaacgcaagagttaaccagtattctcaatcattcatccctttctctggtaaactctggaactccctgcctgcttctgtatttccaccttcctatgacttgaatttcttcaagagggaggtttcaagacacttatccttcaatttttgattactgtatatatatatccatatatatatagtggcAAGAATCCCACTTAGGCACCAGTCCCAACAGATACCAAGAGAATaattgaaaattgaaggataagtgtcttgaaaccaaattcttgaaagagttcgtcataagaaagaggaaatacagagtcatgcagggaattccagagtttacgagagaaagcgatgaatgaccgagagtactggttaattcttgtattagagaggtgggcagaatatggatgagagaaagaagaaagacatgtGAAGTGAGGCCTCGGttggaggggaggcatgcagttagcaagatcagaagagcgggTCTCtctcaggtctctctctctctctctctctctctctctctctctctctctctctctctctctctctctctgataacagTCCAGTTTGAGAAGAAAGTAATGCATTGATAATgttcttctcacacacacacacacacaaacacacacacacacacacacacacacacacacacacacacacacacacacacacacacacacacacacacacacacacacacacacacacaaaaaaaaaaataaataaataaatgaataaataaataaataaataaaataaattacacactcacacacccatccacacacacacacacacacacacacacacacacacacacacacacacacacacacacacacacacacacacacacacaaacaaacatacacacacccacacacccatccacacacacacacacacacacacacacacacacacacacacacacacacacacacacacacacacacacaaacacacacacttatttcaCTATCATTAACTGTGTTATTACATCACGTTAATGAAGAGAGGCGCCAGATGAACCCAGTCGACTGGAATGATCtaccagtgacacacacacacacacacacacacacacacacacacacacacacacacacacacacacacacacacacacacacacacacacacacacacacacacacacacacacacacacagacacacacacacacctatttaaTTCTTATTTCCTGCGTTACAGATTGATGAGGGAGGGCGCCAGATGGGCCCAGTAGACGGGAAAGATTTCTTGGTGAGTCTGCCAaaactaaaaatatgaaaaaaagacgtGCACAAACATATATTTCAGGCTCAGTAATCCTCGCTTTCGTGGAACATGTTTACtgaatcctttatttttttccattttttttcatctttcaggTTCCAggttccatacacacacacacacttatttaaCTATCATTAACTGTGTTATTACATCACGTTAATGAAGAGGGGCGCCAGATGAACCCAGTCGACTGGAATGATCtaccagtgacacacacacacacacacacacacacacacacctatttaaTTCTTATTTCCTGCGTTACAGATTGATGAGGGAGGGCGCCAGATGGGCCCAGTAGACGGGAAAGATTTCTTGGTGAGTCTGCCaaaactaaatatatgaaaaaaagacgtgcacatacgtacatatatttCAGGCTCAGTAATCCTCGCTTTCGTGGAACATGTTTACtgaatcctttatttttttccgtttttttttttttcatcttccaggTTCCAGATTTCATAGACACAAACCCCTCTGTGATAAATGGCCAGCCAGTCTTTGAGGGGGACATCATATTGACGGAGAACCAGTGGGCGGCTGTCAGAGCGAGGAAGGGCCTTTCAGATCTCACCAAGCGCTGGAGTGAAGGATCAGACGGCTATCCTGTTGTCCCATACAGATTCACGGACGGTAAGTGAATAGTCTTAGggtaaataaacagaaacagtGGCGTATGCTTGAGTCTTAAAGAGAAGGAGTATGTGGCAGCCTCCACATGAAACATTCCTATCACTTACCTTTTGGtggatagcagtagtagtgtcgAGTGAACTGTGTGGGAGGAAAAAGTCAATGTGTCAATGTGAGAAGCCTGCAATACATATTATTTTGCTAAAATACCACTTCAATCTACTGCTAACTATGAGTAAAGCCAGTTTCTACTCCAGCCAATCGTTATTTCCACCCAAAGATCGCCTTAATAAGAACGTCATAAAGGCCGGGATGGAACACTGGATGGATCACACGTGCATCAAGTTCCAAGAAACCACAAACACCAACCAGCCTCATCTGATGTTCCTTTACGAGAGCGGGTGTTGGTCCTGGATGGGCATGTTATCGCAGAATGGACAAAACGTCTCCATCGGGGAAAACTGTGATAGTGTAAGTGTGACACGAACCATATTCTTAGACATGAgctttttttcccagaatttcaTTATTCCTAAATAATATGTAAGTCTACcagaagaacaacaataatacactattttcttatattcctcTGCTCAGCTCGGCACTGTCGCCCACGAGGTCGGACACGCCATTGGGTTCAATCACGAGCAGTGTCGCCCGGACAGGGACGAGTACGTGGTCATCAACTGGGACAACATTCCAAGCCCAAGGCAATACAACTTCGCAAAAGCTTCTGCATCGGAGTTCGATAACCAAAATGTGCCTTATGACTACTCTTCCAACATGCAGTACGGCTCCACGGTGAGTAGCACCTCCCacaccctaccctaccctaccccaATCCCGCCGATGTAAAGCATTTCAACATTCACTCATTAAAAAGCATGTTCACTTGCTTCATATTTACCTTGAATACAGAATGccttttctttgtatatatGCATAGATTTCATTGTTTGTCCATTATGTTTCTACTTCATACAAAAATTACGTGTTTTTCGGAAATGAAAATTCACGAACAGAACTTGCCTCTCATTAATTAGTGTTtagtttcttatatatatatatatatatatatatatatatatatatatatatatatatatatatatatatatatatatatatatatatatatatatatatatatatatatatatatatatatatatatacgagtatatatatatatatatatatatatatatatatatatatatatatatatatatatatatatatatatatatatacccactCAATCGAATTCCCATTGCTCACATCATCTCGTTCTCCAGGGCTTCACATCAAACGGCAAGACAACAATCGCCACTGTGGACCCTCTAACGCAGGGACTCATAGGCACGGGCGAGGTGCTTTCTCATCGCGACAAACATCTGGCCAACATTATGTACAAGTGTATTGGTGAGTGTGACGCAGCGCAGACGTAATAAGGCCATAGATAAGTAATTAAGTCTTTGTATACTTCAGTGAATAATAGTGACACCTTGTTACTGGTTAAATTGCTCTTCGTTTTGGGTACACTAGCTTCTGTTGACGTATTAGGAATGTGTAGGCTTTCTGTACCATGTTGGGTGTCACACTTCCAATTTAGAGTTTGATATTCCGTTTACCATCTCTTATTATTTCAGATAACACTTCAAGATTACATTCCTCTTGCCAATGACACTTTTgcaagtagttttttttttttttttttttttttaccagtctTACTGTCTCCTTTAGGATATGGCACTATCAGTGGGTTTGTTTTCATCGGATTTTGTTTACCTTGGCCGGAGcccttcttaaaaaaaaaaaaaaaaaaaaaagcgttacAATATTCACCGTCTAAAGCTCTTTCGAACCCTAGGACTGTCAGCACCCATCACCTGAAGGATGTCTGTCCTTTGTTGAAGTTTGGTGATTACGGGTCGGGGGCTTAAGCAGATGACACAACACTCTGTCTTGGGACGTCCTCCTGGGGGAAACAACTTAGTCTTGATACCTCTCAGTTGATGCGCTTggtgatgttaggttagatcagttAGCTCTTTTTGGCATTGGAATACACAAGCCTCTTCACATCAAGGCAGTGCTGTATTTAAGGATTAGGTAGTATGGCACACTGATCACCAAGCAATAaggatttttcttcttcacctacTATGGGTActgttagattagattagtttagCTTCTCTGATCGCTAGAATTTGCTCTTCACTACATCATGGTAACGTCATACTATTTAAGAGCAAAGTGTGACACACTGATCACTGTGCAATacggatttttttcttcttcagacAAGTGGCTTGCAAAATGTGGGCAGAGCTCGGACACTTGCAAGAATGGTGGGTACTTTGGAGTTAATTGTGCATGCGTGTGTCCACCAGGCACCGCAGGCACCGAGTGCGAACAGAAGACAGGAGGGTATTACGGTGAGTACCATGAAAGTTAAATTGACCAGCTAGTAGATCAGTGGCAGATAAATATACTTGAGCTGTTTTACTTTtggattgaaaaaaataaaaatactacatTTCAGTTTCTTCTTCAAGCATTAACTaaatattgaataaataaaacacgaaagaagaaataaagaatgaagaaagaaatgaaggaggaagaagtgagagaggaaaaatacaacCATGCAAGAAATTACCAAGATTACATGAAGCCATCGTAAGCTAATAGACGAAAGACACGAGAACATTACCGAGATCGACACCAACAGGACCGACGGGGATATCACATGGCAATCGCTGCGCATGCCAAGCTCCGCATaatgataagaacataagaaaataaacaataataacaccaacACTTTTATATCACAGATTCGTTGCTGAACTCCTGCACTGAAAAGGTCACTACGCAGGGCACGCTGACTTCCCCT
The window above is part of the Scylla paramamosain isolate STU-SP2022 chromosome 34, ASM3559412v1, whole genome shotgun sequence genome. Proteins encoded here:
- the LOC135090071 gene encoding protein SpAN-like isoform X1, whose translation is MACCTWRVAITFFLATLVASHMIDEGGRQMGPVDGKDFLIDEGGRQMGPVDGKDFLVPDFIDTNPSVINGQPVFEGDIILTENQWAAVRARKGLSDLTKRWSEGSDGYPVVPYRFTDDRLNKNVIKAGMEHWMDHTCIKFQETTNTNQPHLMFLYESGCWSWMGMLSQNGQNVSIGENCDSLGTVAHEVGHAIGFNHEQCRPDRDEYVVINWDNIPSPRQYNFAKASASEFDNQNVPYDYSSNMQYGSTGFTSNGKTTIATVDPLTQGLIGTGEVLSHRDKHLANIMYKCIDKWLAKCGQSSDTCKNGGYFGVNCACVCPPGTAGTECEQKTGGYYDSLLNSCTEKVTTQGTLTSPNYPSNYPKGQCVKWIVAPECHVPKVTFTDFTLCERHSYCNNNECCYFDALEIRTTSMTNGDVYCDTDIVNGQSFTGTSREMILYFRAKSYYYRKGWSANVTFVKQDGCK
- the LOC135090071 gene encoding protein SpAN-like isoform X2 — translated: MACCTWRVAITFFLATLVASHMIDEGGRQMGPVDGKDFLVPDFIDTNPSVINGQPVFEGDIILTENQWAAVRARKGLSDLTKRWSEGSDGYPVVPYRFTDDRLNKNVIKAGMEHWMDHTCIKFQETTNTNQPHLMFLYESGCWSWMGMLSQNGQNVSIGENCDSLGTVAHEVGHAIGFNHEQCRPDRDEYVVINWDNIPSPRQYNFAKASASEFDNQNVPYDYSSNMQYGSTGFTSNGKTTIATVDPLTQGLIGTGEVLSHRDKHLANIMYKCIDKWLAKCGQSSDTCKNGGYFGVNCACVCPPGTAGTECEQKTGGYYDSLLNSCTEKVTTQGTLTSPNYPSNYPKGQCVKWIVAPECHVPKVTFTDFTLCERHSYCNNNECCYFDALEIRTTSMTNGDVYCDTDIVNGQSFTGTSREMILYFRAKSYYYRKGWSANVTFVKQDGCK